The Solidesulfovibrio sp. DNA window GTCGAAGTCGTTGTAGACGGCAGGGGAGATGCCGCCGATGGTTTCCAGGCTGTCGTGGAAGCGCACCCGAGCCCAGCGCCCCTCGGCCAGGCAGATCTCCTGGCCCTGGTAGGTCACGGTGTCCGCGCCGGTCACGGTGCGGGCGATGCGGGCGAAAAGGCGCTCGGTCAAATCCATGAGGTCGGTGTACCGGGCGAAGGCCCAGTAGAACTCGCACATGGTGAATTCCGGGTTGTGCCGGGTGGAGATGCCTTCGTTGCGGAAGTTGCGCCCCACCTCGTAGACCTTCTCGAAGCCGCCGACGAGCAGGCGCTTGAGGTAGAGCTCCGGGGCGATGCGCATGTACAGCCCCATGTCCAGGGCGTTGTGGTGCGTGACGAACGGCTTGGCCGTGGCGCCGCCGGGGATGGCCTGCATCATGGGGGTCTCGACCTCCATGAAGCCGGCGGTGTCCAGAAAGGCGCGCAGTTCGCGCACGATGACCGTGCGGGCCTTGAAGATCTCCACGGATTTGGGCGTGACGATGAGGTCCACGTAGCGCTGGCGGTAGCGGGTCTCGACGTCCTTGAGGCCGTGGTATTTTTCGGGCAGGGGCCGCATGGACTTGGTGAGCAGTTGGACCGTGGCGGCGTGCAGCGTCAGCTCGCCCGTCTTGGTGCGAAACAGCTTGCCCGAGACGCCGACGATGTCGCCGATGTCGAATTTCTTGAAGGTGGAATAGGCTTGCTGGCCGAGGGTGTCGCGTTCGGCGAAGGCCTGCAGGCGGCCCGAGGCGTCCTGGATGGTGAAAAAGGTCACCTTGCCGAAGGAGCGCAGGGAGACGATGCGCCCGGCGAGGCGGAAGGCGGACGTCAGGCCGGCCAGGGCCTCGTCGTCCAGGGCTTCGTGGGCGGCGGCCACGGCGCCGATGTCGTCGGCCTTGGCGAAGTCGTTGGGGTACAGGGGAACGCCCTCGTCAAGGAGCTGGACGGCCTTGGCGATGCGGTTTTTGAAAACTTCGTTGAGTTCATCCCGGGCGTCGAGGCTTTCGAGCAGGGGGCGGAAATCCTCCACCCGCTTGGACTTGACCGGGAGCTTGTATTCTTTTTTGCGTGGCGCGTCGGTGCCCACGGGGATTCTCCGTTTTTGGGGCGTGTTGGCTTGGCGAAGCGGGCAAGCGCATTTGGGTACGAGAAATGCGTGGCGCCGTCAAGAATCGTCGTCCGGGCGCACCCGCCCTTTTTTGCGGGCGCCGGGGAAAAGGCTTGACGGACCGGGCCGGCCGGTATAAATGGCTTCCTCGCTTCGATGTTCCCCGGTAGCTCAATTGGCAGAGCGGGTGGCTGTTAACCACTAGGTTGGCGGTTCGAGTCCGTCCCGGGGAGCCAGAATGTTCAGGGCGTTGGCCAAATCGGCTGACGCCCTTTTTTTTCGGCGGATGGCTTCGCCCATCTCCTGCCCATCCGTTTTCGCTGATCCGCTGCTATCGTCTTCGGTGTGCCCGCCACCTTCCGGGAAACCGGGCCGATCCCCGCAACGGGACCCAGCCCCGGATAACCCCGCCATGGGCCATACTCACCTCCCGGATGGCCGCCACAGGCATCCTCGCGCAGGCGGTTCCCTCGGGTGCCGGGAAAGTCAGGGCGCCAGACAACCGCGCGGCGCCCTTTCCGGCCCTCCCCCGACGCTCCATTTTTCGGGACACGCGGCGAAACAGCCCGGGTTGCGGGAAAAGCCATTCCCTCTCGTTTGCATTGCAGCCGCCTCCAGCCCTTCCATTGACTTCTCCGGTCCCGGCGACCATAGGTATTAGCTGTTGCTCCGAGAGCCGGCGCCTCGCCAAGGCCATGCAACCGCCTCTCTCCTGCAATGGCCGATGCCACATGTGACCGTCGTGACAAGAGACGCCCCGCCAACCTCAGCCGGAGCCACGTCATGGCGCACCCCACCACGCCCGGCCAGACGGCCCCAGCCGCCGCCTCCAAACAGATCGGCCTGTTCGCCGCCATCGCCATCGGCATCGGCGGCATGGTCGGGGGCGGCGTTTACGCCATCTTCGGCGCGGCCGCCGGTGTGGCCGGCTCGGCCCTGTGGCTGTCCTTTCTCCTGGGCGGGCTGGTGGCCCTGGCCACCTCCTACAACTACGCCAGGCTCGGCGCGCGCTACCCCACCAAGGGCGGGGCCGTGGAATTCCTCGTCCGGGGCCTGGGCGACGGCATTGTCAGCGGCGGCCTCAATATCTACATGTACATCGGCTATGTCATCGCCCTGGCCATGTACGCCGCCGGATTCGCCGGCTACCTCATGACCTTCTTCCCCCACCACGCCGCCTTCCCCTGGCTGCCCAAAGCCAGCGCGGCCGGGGCGGTGCTCCTTTTCACCGGGGTCAACGTCTTCGGCGCGGCCTGGGTCGGGCGCTCGGAACTGCTCACCGTATCCGTGAACATGGCGGTGCTGTCGGTTTTCGCCGTCTGGGGCTGCGCCACGGCCGACTGGGGCAACCTGGCGACCACCGCCACCTGGGCCCCGCCCACGGGCATCGCCTTCGGCGGCGGCATGCTCTTTATCGCCTACGAAGGCTTCGGCCTGGTGGCCAATGCCGCCGGCGACATGGCCGACCCGGCCCGCACCCTGCCCAAGGCCCTCTACCTGTCGGTGGGCGCGGTCATCGTCGTCTATCTCGGCGTCTCCCTGGCCGTGCTCGGCCACCTCTCCCTGCCGCATATCGACACGGCCAAGGACTATGCCCTGTCCGAAGCGGCCGGGACGTTCCTGGGCGGCACCGGCTTCACCCTCATCGCCGTGGGCGCGCTGTTCGCCACGGCGGCGGCGCTCAACGCCACGCTTTTCGGCGCGGCCAACGTCTGCTTCATGATCGCCCGCGACGGCGAACTGCCGGCCGGCCTGGATCGACAGGCCGTCAAGGGCGCCCCGGAGGGGCTTTTCCTCACGGCCTGCCTGGTGCTGGTCTTCGTGCTCTTTTTCGACCTCTCCAGCGTGGCCATGATGGGCAGCGGCGCCTTCCTGTTCATCTACGCCGCCGTGGCCTATTCCCACCTGCGCCTGCGCGCCGCCACCGGCGGCCGGCCGGGGCTCATCTGGCTCTCCGTCGTCTTGTGCCTGTCGCTGCTTGGCGTCCTTTGCTCGAACATGTTCACGCACTCCAAGCCGGCCTTTTGGACCATGCTGGGGCTTTTCCCGGTATGCTTCGGCCTGGAGTGGGCCTATCGCCGCGCGACGGGGCGCCGGATCAAGGCCGGGGCGACACCCGCGCCGTCCAGGACCGCCTGAGGCCGCGCCCTCGAAGGGCGGGCATGCTTTTTTCGGGGACAACAGCTATGGAGAGTCAGGCCCGCGTGCCGGACCGGCCCGTGCGCGCGCCAGAATAAAGACCCCAAGCCCGCCTTGCGGACACGCCATGCCCGACCACGCAGCCAATGGCCAGCCCTCGCGGCTCACCGGATTTCTCCAGTCCCTGGGCGGCAAGGGCGGCGTGTTCGCGGCCGGCCTTGGCGTCACGGTGCTCGTGGCCATCCTGTGCCTGGCCCGGCCCGGCTGGCTGGCCTACCAGGACCTCAAGCTCTACGACGAACTGGCCCGCAACCACCGCCCCGGCGGGCACGGCGACCTTCCCGTCATCGTGGACATCGACGAGGCCAGCCTGGCCGCCTACGGCCAATGGCCCTGGCCCCGCTACCGCATCGCCCTGCTCCTGTCCCGCCTGCGGCAACTGGGCAGCCGGGCCGTCGGCCTGGACATGCTTCTGGCCGAGCCCGACCGCACCTCGCCCCGGGTGGTCGTCGAACAGCTGCGGCGCGACCTCAAGGTCGAGGCCGCTGTGACCGGGCTGCCCGAGGCCCTGCGCGATTACGACCAGGTCCTGGCCGACGTGCTGCGCCAAGGCCCCTTCGTCCTGGGCTATTATTTCGAATTCCCCCCCTCGGCCGCGCCCGGGGCCAAACCGGCCGCGCCCTGCCCGCTGCCGCCGTTGCGACTGGCCGTGCAAAGCGGGCCGGGAGCGGCGCCCCTGGCGGAAAG harbors:
- the lysS gene encoding lysine--tRNA ligase; amino-acid sequence: MGTDAPRKKEYKLPVKSKRVEDFRPLLESLDARDELNEVFKNRIAKAVQLLDEGVPLYPNDFAKADDIGAVAAAHEALDDEALAGLTSAFRLAGRIVSLRSFGKVTFFTIQDASGRLQAFAERDTLGQQAYSTFKKFDIGDIVGVSGKLFRTKTGELTLHAATVQLLTKSMRPLPEKYHGLKDVETRYRQRYVDLIVTPKSVEIFKARTVIVRELRAFLDTAGFMEVETPMMQAIPGGATAKPFVTHHNALDMGLYMRIAPELYLKRLLVGGFEKVYEVGRNFRNEGISTRHNPEFTMCEFYWAFARYTDLMDLTERLFARIARTVTGADTVTYQGQEICLAEGRWARVRFHDSLETIGGISPAVYNDFDAAKALVEKSGEKVLKGEKLGKVQAKLFDIFVEPKLIQPHFIYHYPTEISPLSRKNTDDPTITDRFELFIAGREMANAFSELNDPVDQRLRFEEQVREKEAGDDEAHQMDDDYVRALEYGMPPAAGEGIGIDRLVMLLTDQASIREVILFPLLRPEGSPGS
- a CDS encoding APC family permease; this translates as MAHPTTPGQTAPAAASKQIGLFAAIAIGIGGMVGGGVYAIFGAAAGVAGSALWLSFLLGGLVALATSYNYARLGARYPTKGGAVEFLVRGLGDGIVSGGLNIYMYIGYVIALAMYAAGFAGYLMTFFPHHAAFPWLPKASAAGAVLLFTGVNVFGAAWVGRSELLTVSVNMAVLSVFAVWGCATADWGNLATTATWAPPTGIAFGGGMLFIAYEGFGLVANAAGDMADPARTLPKALYLSVGAVIVVYLGVSLAVLGHLSLPHIDTAKDYALSEAAGTFLGGTGFTLIAVGALFATAAALNATLFGAANVCFMIARDGELPAGLDRQAVKGAPEGLFLTACLVLVFVLFFDLSSVAMMGSGAFLFIYAAVAYSHLRLRAATGGRPGLIWLSVVLCLSLLGVLCSNMFTHSKPAFWTMLGLFPVCFGLEWAYRRATGRRIKAGATPAPSRTA